From the Thermococcus guaymasensis DSM 11113 genome, one window contains:
- a CDS encoding DUF460 domain-containing protein, protein MVLILILGIDVIGENPKRFAVVSWYNGRLERKGEFTLYRLIRFIRAKRPEIVAIDSVTELGDDLRKFLRALPPGTKLVQVTGRPGEQRSLQSLAKEHGITTGDRFDPYEEAKLSALLASKGVGYEVLAFEDEVIVKVTRGRSHGKGGWSQDRYRKRVHNLVRDKVREIEDRLRRADIPFDLETEEKDYGLARGEFRIYASREELAGIVRPMRGGDVEVRIQPIERAELGFAPLKGEEAVRERRSVIVGIDPGITVGIAVIDLNGNVVALHSERNMPVGEVFRFISEIGHPVVVATDVSPAPGFVEKIARSFKANLFVPRESLRVEEKNELLRSLGIKVDDDHQRDALAAAYKAYLRLKPKLEHVEAKLREAGLLRKADEVKALVIQGYNLGEAMQKVTRRERPAEEASEPEGGESVDVRPYVRKIRELEERIAFLERENEELRGIIREQRRTIERLERKIADYDEEVRKKVLRERELEAKVKRIEILEKQLREAKAVIERLSRDLVKVKRMNVVEVRGSAVPLKVLRVLSWRELERIEREVGLRKGDVLFVVNPAGAGKAIAEELVEKGIRALITEKPLPEPVREVLREAHIPFFTSEELDVKRVDEFAVVERETLEKAIEELLKRWAEEDREREAEKFLRLVEEYRIERIRELRRKAEEELEAEKRKRQGL, encoded by the coding sequence GTGGTGCTCATTCTCATACTGGGCATAGATGTGATTGGCGAGAACCCAAAGCGTTTCGCGGTCGTGAGCTGGTACAACGGGAGGCTTGAGCGAAAGGGTGAGTTCACACTGTACCGCCTGATCCGCTTCATCAGGGCAAAGAGGCCGGAAATAGTGGCGATTGACAGCGTCACCGAGCTTGGCGACGACCTGAGAAAGTTCCTTCGGGCCCTTCCGCCCGGGACAAAGCTCGTCCAGGTGACAGGTCGTCCGGGTGAGCAGAGGAGCCTTCAGAGCCTCGCGAAGGAGCACGGCATAACAACGGGTGATCGGTTCGACCCCTATGAGGAGGCGAAGCTCTCAGCCCTGCTCGCGAGCAAGGGCGTCGGCTACGAGGTTTTAGCGTTTGAGGACGAGGTTATAGTCAAGGTAACCCGAGGAAGGAGTCACGGTAAGGGCGGGTGGAGCCAGGACCGCTACAGGAAGCGCGTCCACAACCTAGTCAGGGACAAGGTTAGGGAAATCGAGGACAGGTTGAGGAGGGCAGATATTCCCTTCGACCTCGAAACCGAGGAGAAGGACTACGGCCTAGCCAGAGGGGAGTTCAGAATATACGCGAGCAGGGAGGAGTTAGCTGGAATCGTGAGGCCCATGCGGGGTGGAGACGTAGAGGTCAGAATTCAGCCGATCGAGAGGGCCGAGCTCGGCTTCGCCCCGCTGAAGGGCGAGGAAGCGGTGAGGGAGAGGCGGAGCGTCATCGTTGGCATAGACCCCGGCATAACGGTTGGAATAGCGGTAATAGACCTCAACGGCAACGTGGTGGCTCTCCACAGTGAGAGGAACATGCCCGTCGGCGAGGTCTTCAGGTTCATAAGCGAGATTGGACATCCTGTGGTGGTTGCCACAGACGTTTCCCCAGCTCCTGGCTTCGTCGAGAAGATAGCCCGCTCCTTTAAAGCAAACCTCTTCGTTCCGAGGGAGAGCTTAAGGGTTGAGGAGAAGAACGAGCTGTTGAGGAGTTTGGGCATCAAAGTTGACGACGACCACCAGCGCGACGCTTTGGCTGCAGCCTACAAGGCCTACCTCAGGCTCAAGCCCAAGCTGGAGCACGTCGAGGCGAAACTCCGTGAGGCGGGCCTTCTCAGGAAGGCGGATGAGGTGAAGGCACTCGTGATCCAGGGCTACAACCTTGGCGAGGCTATGCAGAAGGTTACGAGGCGTGAGAGGCCCGCGGAAGAGGCGTCGGAACCTGAGGGAGGAGAGAGCGTTGATGTGAGGCCGTACGTGAGGAAGATCCGCGAGCTGGAGGAGCGCATAGCCTTTCTTGAGCGCGAGAACGAGGAGCTGAGGGGTATTATCCGCGAGCAGAGGAGAACCATCGAGAGGCTTGAGAGGAAGATAGCGGACTACGACGAGGAGGTCAGAAAGAAGGTCCTCCGCGAGAGAGAACTTGAAGCGAAGGTGAAGCGCATCGAAATCCTCGAAAAACAGCTGAGGGAGGCCAAGGCCGTTATAGAGAGGCTGAGCAGGGATCTGGTGAAGGTCAAGAGAATGAACGTCGTTGAGGTTCGAGGCTCGGCGGTTCCGCTGAAGGTGCTAAGAGTCCTCAGCTGGCGCGAGCTGGAGAGAATCGAGCGCGAGGTTGGGTTGAGGAAAGGAGACGTCCTCTTCGTTGTGAACCCCGCGGGCGCTGGAAAAGCGATAGCGGAAGAGCTCGTCGAGAAGGGGATAAGGGCTTTGATAACCGAGAAACCCCTTCCGGAACCCGTCAGAGAGGTTCTCCGCGAGGCCCATATACCCTTCTTCACGAGCGAGGAGCTCGATGTCAAAAGGGTGGACGAGTTCGCGGTCGTTGAGCGGGAGACGCTTGAAAAAGCGATAGAGGAGCTCTTGAAGCGCTGGGCTGAGGAAGATAGGGAGAGGGAAGCCGAGAAGTTCCTCAGGCTGGTGGAGGAGTACAGGATTGAGCGCATTAGGGAGCTCAGGAGAAAGGCCGAGGAAGAGCTTGAAGCAGAGAAGAGGAAAAGGCAAGGGCTTTAA
- the pcp gene encoding pyroglutamyl-peptidase I, translated as MKALVTGFEPFGGESINPSWEAVKALPDELNGATLLKVQLPVSFNRVREILPRLITKERPDIVLLTGQAGGRPNVTVERVAINVMDSTMPDNDGFKPEDEPIFEGAPDAYFATIPIKAIVKALRDAGIPAGVSNTAGTYVCNTAMFTALHTIAVSGMEAKAGFIHVPFNYAQALDKPRPSMAQETINGAIRLALELLLE; from the coding sequence ATGAAGGCCCTTGTGACAGGTTTCGAGCCCTTCGGTGGTGAGAGCATAAACCCGTCGTGGGAGGCTGTAAAGGCACTTCCGGACGAGCTAAACGGCGCGACGCTCCTGAAAGTCCAGTTGCCAGTGTCGTTCAACAGGGTTAGGGAGATACTGCCGAGGCTGATAACCAAAGAGAGGCCCGATATTGTCCTTTTGACTGGTCAGGCCGGTGGAAGGCCCAACGTGACCGTTGAGAGGGTCGCGATAAACGTCATGGACTCAACGATGCCGGACAACGACGGATTTAAGCCTGAGGACGAGCCGATCTTTGAGGGTGCCCCCGACGCTTACTTCGCCACGATACCGATTAAGGCCATCGTAAAGGCCCTCAGGGACGCTGGGATCCCGGCTGGAGTTTCCAACACCGCCGGAACATACGTCTGCAACACCGCGATGTTCACAGCTTTGCACACGATAGCAGTCTCAGGAATGGAAGCAAAAGCTGGTTTTATCCACGTTCCGTTTAACTACGCCCAGGCCCTCGACAAGCCGAGGCCGTCAATGGCCCAGGAAACGATAAACGGGGCAATAAGGCTCGCTTTGGAGCTACTCCTTGAATAA
- a CDS encoding geranylgeranyl reductase family protein yields the protein MKYDVLIIGAGPVGNYLARLLAGKLDVAVVERKRSFGGKACTGIIGAESFERLDLPKEAVLNPLRGALFKSRIQSFEIARKSAQAYVVDRKTLERKLAEEAVRKGADYFVGTTFTGFRDGRARLQHLKETFEISADIYVGADGVASTVAKEIGAESDAEFLKGYEVEIVGEFRPDFVEVWVNKDLNPEFFSWVVPISANVARVGTFGSLEALNRFLRTRGLKPTSVLEFKAGSVGLGWRKPWVKGNVALVGDAALQIKPTTAGGIVFGAICAYHLAEAILSGDLPQYVAACSAIRKQISFGLRIRKAFKGLSQEGIERIFEVLGSQEAKEVIEEQADFDDHLRTFKAIARRPKLLAGLLRASPSLIRALL from the coding sequence ATGAAGTACGATGTGCTGATCATCGGGGCCGGGCCCGTCGGCAACTACCTCGCCAGACTTCTTGCAGGAAAGCTCGATGTTGCGGTCGTGGAAAGAAAGCGATCCTTCGGAGGAAAGGCCTGCACGGGGATAATAGGTGCAGAGAGCTTTGAGAGGCTCGACCTTCCGAAGGAAGCCGTGCTGAACCCCCTCCGGGGCGCCCTCTTTAAGTCCAGGATCCAGAGTTTTGAAATAGCAAGGAAATCAGCGCAGGCATACGTCGTTGACAGGAAAACCCTTGAGAGGAAGCTCGCGGAGGAGGCGGTGAGAAAGGGAGCCGACTACTTTGTGGGTACTACTTTCACGGGTTTTAGGGACGGAAGGGCAAGGCTCCAGCACTTGAAGGAGACCTTTGAGATATCGGCCGACATTTACGTCGGTGCAGACGGGGTAGCGAGCACCGTTGCGAAGGAGATCGGCGCTGAGAGCGACGCAGAATTCCTCAAGGGATACGAGGTTGAGATTGTTGGAGAATTCAGGCCGGACTTCGTGGAGGTATGGGTAAACAAAGACCTCAATCCGGAGTTCTTCTCCTGGGTCGTACCCATTAGCGCAAACGTCGCAAGGGTTGGGACATTTGGAAGCCTTGAGGCCTTGAACAGATTTCTTAGGACCAGAGGATTAAAGCCGACATCAGTCCTTGAGTTCAAAGCAGGCTCTGTGGGGCTCGGCTGGAGGAAGCCATGGGTCAAGGGCAACGTGGCGCTCGTGGGAGACGCTGCGCTCCAGATAAAACCCACTACAGCCGGCGGAATAGTCTTCGGAGCCATCTGTGCATATCACCTGGCAGAAGCGATACTTTCGGGTGACCTCCCCCAATACGTGGCCGCCTGTTCTGCGATAAGAAAGCAGATATCCTTCGGGTTGAGGATAAGGAAGGCCTTCAAAGGATTAAGCCAAGAGGGTATCGAGAGGATCTTTGAAGTCCTCGGAAGCCAGGAGGCCAAGGAAGTCATAGAGGAACAGGCCGACTTTGACGACCACCTGAGAACATTCAAAGCCATTGCGAGGAGGCCAAAACTCCTCGCGGGCCTGCTCAGAGCCAGCCCCTCTCTGATAAGAGCCCTCCTGTGA
- a CDS encoding transcriptional regulator: MEALRELSRNHTLGNPVRLGVMLYLLPRGRVLFRDLLKVLEVTPGNLDSHLKALEKAGYIEIYKVIADRPRTAVRITEKGAKETGEYLRALKEALSLIPAED, encoded by the coding sequence ATGGAGGCCCTCAGAGAGCTGAGCAGGAACCACACACTCGGAAATCCGGTTAGATTAGGGGTGATGCTCTACCTGCTCCCCCGGGGGAGGGTTCTCTTCAGGGACCTCTTGAAGGTTCTGGAGGTAACGCCAGGCAATCTTGACTCGCACCTTAAGGCCCTCGAAAAAGCCGGCTACATCGAGATTTACAAGGTTATCGCAGACAGACCTCGAACGGCCGTTAGAATAACGGAGAAAGGAGCGAAGGAAACCGGGGAGTATCTGAGGGCCCTGAAAGAAGCGCTATCACTCATTCCTGCGGAGGACTAA
- a CDS encoding CPBP family intramembrane glutamic endopeptidase, with amino-acid sequence MIEFAVAFALWLLILSASGAVATLVAGRWAKKAGFAMQLTMFSLSLAVIELMGGPGKFGLGVSFRYVPQAVVLGFGASLIINLLEGNPSVPMEEFMPEGIERFVLLLVLAPLGEEVFTRGLIEGYLLSYDHFWSAILFSALLFALPHWMAYEGDKKRKIEAVGGAFVLGSLAGYLFALGGIVPAIMLHSSANLAGLTVLRFKEKNRN; translated from the coding sequence ATGATTGAGTTCGCGGTTGCCTTTGCCCTGTGGCTGTTGATTTTATCCGCTTCCGGGGCAGTTGCCACACTGGTCGCCGGGAGGTGGGCGAAAAAGGCTGGCTTCGCGATGCAGCTAACGATGTTCTCCCTGTCTCTCGCGGTGATTGAGCTCATGGGCGGGCCAGGGAAGTTCGGTCTCGGTGTAAGCTTCAGATACGTTCCCCAGGCAGTTGTTCTCGGCTTTGGTGCCTCGCTTATAATCAACCTGCTCGAAGGCAATCCCTCAGTTCCGATGGAAGAGTTCATGCCCGAGGGCATCGAAAGGTTCGTTCTTCTCCTCGTTCTAGCTCCGCTGGGAGAAGAAGTCTTCACAAGGGGACTCATCGAGGGCTATCTTTTGAGCTATGACCACTTCTGGAGCGCGATACTCTTCTCGGCTTTGCTTTTCGCCCTCCCTCACTGGATGGCCTACGAAGGGGACAAAAAACGGAAGATTGAGGCTGTCGGGGGAGCCTTCGTTCTCGGCTCGCTGGCCGGCTACCTCTTCGCCCTTGGAGGCATAGTCCCGGCAATCATGCTTCACTCCTCGGCGAATTTGGCGGGACTGACTGTCCTAAGGTTTAAAGAGAAAAACAGAAACTAA
- a CDS encoding ATP-binding protein: MNENIARVLVEWQENWTPELIERDFDLSLVPEKPRKVITFAGCRRTGKTYLMFQLINELSRRIPKEEIFYINFEDERLEKKIETLTELIPTIEELFGKKERLYLFLDEVQNVPGWDSWVRRIHDSREDVRLFLSGSSSKLSSREIPTSLRGRALTFEVFPLSFPEFLRFKNFEVPERVEFSGRKAELLNLLREYLTYGGFPEVVLVEDKRIKAMIIRDYFNTIIALDVVERYKVRNPEELRAFIRLLLNSEYFSLSRAERTMRSLGYSVSKATLANYLRYLEECYFAFPVEVFSPKVKLRIQHPKKIYFVDTAFLTFLSVKFSEDIGRLMENAVFIELLRRGRDVNYALGENWEVDFVLPEEETLIQVSYDVSRPETMERELRALRKAKRFFGWENAKLITWDVEKKVDGIEVVPLWRFLLDHRDGRSL, encoded by the coding sequence ATGAACGAGAACATCGCGCGAGTCCTCGTAGAATGGCAGGAGAACTGGACGCCCGAGCTAATCGAGAGGGACTTCGACCTTTCGCTGGTTCCGGAAAAGCCTAGGAAGGTCATCACGTTTGCAGGCTGTCGGAGGACGGGCAAGACCTATCTGATGTTCCAGCTGATAAACGAGCTCTCCAGGAGAATACCGAAGGAAGAGATTTTCTACATCAACTTCGAGGACGAGAGGCTTGAGAAGAAAATCGAAACGCTGACGGAGCTTATACCAACTATCGAAGAGCTGTTCGGGAAGAAGGAAAGGCTTTATCTCTTCCTCGACGAGGTTCAGAACGTCCCCGGATGGGACTCGTGGGTGAGGAGAATACACGATTCCAGAGAAGACGTAAGGCTCTTTCTTAGTGGCTCCTCATCGAAACTGTCGAGCAGGGAGATACCGACATCGCTGAGGGGAAGGGCGCTCACCTTCGAGGTCTTTCCACTGAGCTTTCCCGAGTTCCTGCGCTTCAAGAACTTTGAGGTGCCCGAGAGGGTGGAGTTCAGCGGGAGGAAGGCCGAGCTCCTGAACCTCCTGCGGGAGTACCTCACCTACGGAGGTTTTCCGGAGGTCGTTTTAGTGGAGGACAAGAGGATAAAGGCCATGATAATCAGGGACTACTTCAACACGATTATAGCCTTAGACGTCGTTGAGCGCTATAAAGTCAGAAATCCCGAGGAGCTGAGGGCGTTCATAAGGCTCCTCCTCAACTCGGAGTACTTCAGCCTGAGCAGGGCCGAGAGAACTATGAGAAGCCTCGGTTATTCCGTCAGCAAGGCAACCCTGGCGAACTACCTCCGCTACCTGGAAGAGTGCTACTTTGCCTTCCCCGTTGAGGTTTTCTCACCGAAAGTGAAGCTCAGAATCCAGCACCCGAAGAAGATATACTTCGTGGACACGGCTTTTCTGACCTTCCTGAGCGTGAAGTTCAGCGAGGACATCGGCAGGCTTATGGAGAACGCGGTCTTCATCGAACTCCTGAGGAGGGGCAGAGATGTGAACTACGCCCTCGGCGAGAACTGGGAGGTGGACTTCGTTCTGCCGGAGGAGGAAACGCTTATTCAGGTCAGCTACGACGTTTCGAGGCCGGAAACCATGGAGCGGGAGCTCAGGGCACTGAGGAAAGCAAAGAGGTTCTTCGGGTGGGAAAACGCCAAGCTGATAACGTGGGACGTCGAGAAGAAGGTAGACGGAATTGAAGTAGTACCCCTCTGGAGGTTCCTCCTTGATCATCGAGACGGCCGTTCCCTTTGA
- a CDS encoding TIGR04140 family protein has translation MIIETAVPFEELEEIRRKSGASVRLTFLKTLKRNGIVLNRVLLEGHPEEIERFMEKLRLARAGG, from the coding sequence TTGATCATCGAGACGGCCGTTCCCTTTGAGGAGCTTGAGGAGATAAGGCGAAAGAGCGGAGCGAGCGTCAGGCTAACCTTCCTCAAAACCCTCAAGAGGAACGGGATAGTCCTCAATCGGGTTCTCTTGGAAGGCCATCCAGAGGAAATCGAGCGCTTCATGGAAAAGCTCCGCCTGGCGAGGGCGGGCGGTTAG